In Candidatus Eremiobacteraceae bacterium, the following are encoded in one genomic region:
- a CDS encoding TonB-dependent receptor produces MQSSMAWRRVAFLCALGAGMLAGLAGRASAGTTGALAGFVVTAQNAPLAEVKISATSLSQNAQTATDLRGQFTFVALFPDTYAVTASKTGFQTVTLTGVDVVADNTRTVQIVLAPVKTLGEVVVTRGGLVSAGTTVDVYSINRPLQKTLTGLNGGYGINNDYSSIAAVPGAFVPPIAAGWNQPVFIRGGAFDEVGYEFDGIPVNRTYDNAPLTTLSTVGQQSLQVYTGAAPADAESHGLSGYVNQVVRTGTYPGFADLTLGIGSPSFYNSYDFEAGGAAPNRRLTYFIASGGYGQAFRYVDQSNGAAFSTNFGQPFDLQNAALGPVSGGMPGCGIPNGSNYTGCYANTGFFMALPAGPGGYVVGPYVMGRNSRIDDSNNIANFHFAIPRGGKNADDDVQLLYYVSQLYTYEYSSYNDWGGVPFWNGYDATPGFHSGQVAKFVPGFQYNGSLLQPVTGTLGGLPDDVIPYFFPSAGIDGGGSQIPINQEDAQSNALAITKVQYTHFFSPAAYLRIYGFTSYSNWFTYSPNGQQQFYISLPSDQELSNHQRGLSADYNAQLSTHHLFKVQASYTYGHDYSVNNNQPSTSQQGAPWFPAPQTAFAALVSATNPTNGTCYYLSFPFPAGLPGAPTATSCEPITPLPSLQQTGFSFINQKFLTFAGPYFPAPPGGCGGASACEWLALENGQTGTVNAVTPKFTGVSLEDQWTPSSRLHVNLGLRWDRFEYDVPSTVGGPARAFWFNAWNNVMCVYPGFNGGNPIDETLLGAAPGTPCNTIPVPPGGGPDFAQATLTNGTANGAQVVYNIVQPRIGGTYTLDLFDVLRFSYGVYAQPAPSQFQYSDTLQQNLPAYIGPLYYALGDTTPLHSVKPQVSYNYDFSYEHRFNDADTSLKFTPFQRVTRDQIQRFFINPTTGTLGGVNAGKQTSSGFEFQLQKGDFTHDGLSILLSYTYTHSSIVYSPLANGATLLSGVNSSIQQYNSFTSACAGALPSTSPTSPCGVYGGANAIPTEVSGVANPYFNAPARPLLNPSAAYPTYYVVPTGTQLSTASYGVPSFMALTLSYKHQKFTVAPLLQYVQGSQYGAPQQQIGVDPTTCAPLAAGPPIGSDPRYPFGGTGTGYDATTCAGTLVIPDQYTGNFDAPGAFKEPNLFALHAQIGYELSNNTNLRFTLTNIYTKCSGGTALPWVNGSGSTCGYDFLQGHIPPVGNIFNPGDPIQPLVKYPYGAALSAQPFNVYMNMEFKV; encoded by the coding sequence ATGCAAAGCTCGATGGCTTGGCGTCGCGTCGCGTTTTTGTGCGCTCTCGGTGCGGGTATGCTCGCCGGTCTGGCCGGACGGGCGTCCGCCGGAACGACCGGTGCGCTCGCGGGCTTCGTCGTGACGGCCCAGAACGCGCCGCTCGCGGAAGTCAAGATCAGCGCGACGTCGCTATCGCAAAACGCCCAGACCGCGACCGATCTGCGCGGCCAGTTCACATTCGTCGCGCTTTTCCCCGACACGTACGCGGTCACGGCATCGAAGACCGGTTTCCAGACGGTCACGCTTACCGGCGTCGACGTCGTCGCCGACAACACGCGCACGGTCCAGATCGTCCTCGCGCCGGTCAAGACGCTGGGCGAAGTCGTCGTCACGCGAGGCGGGCTCGTCAGCGCGGGCACGACGGTCGACGTGTATTCGATCAACCGGCCGCTGCAAAAGACGCTCACCGGCCTCAACGGCGGTTACGGCATCAACAACGATTACTCGTCCATCGCGGCCGTGCCCGGCGCCTTCGTGCCGCCGATCGCGGCCGGGTGGAACCAGCCGGTGTTCATCCGCGGCGGCGCCTTCGACGAAGTGGGCTACGAATTCGACGGCATTCCGGTGAACCGCACCTACGACAACGCGCCGCTGACCACGCTGTCGACGGTCGGGCAGCAGTCGCTGCAGGTGTATACAGGCGCCGCTCCCGCCGACGCCGAGTCGCACGGGCTGTCAGGCTACGTGAACCAAGTCGTCCGCACCGGCACGTATCCGGGATTTGCGGATCTCACGCTCGGCATCGGCTCGCCGTCGTTCTATAACAGCTACGATTTCGAAGCGGGCGGCGCTGCGCCCAATCGCCGCCTGACGTATTTCATCGCATCGGGCGGCTACGGCCAAGCCTTCCGCTACGTCGACCAGTCCAATGGCGCAGCCTTTTCGACCAACTTCGGCCAGCCGTTTGATCTGCAAAACGCTGCGCTCGGGCCGGTGTCCGGCGGCATGCCGGGATGCGGCATACCGAACGGCTCGAACTACACCGGTTGCTATGCCAACACGGGCTTCTTCATGGCGCTGCCCGCCGGACCGGGCGGCTACGTGGTCGGCCCATACGTGATGGGGCGCAATTCGCGCATCGACGACAGCAACAATATCGCGAACTTCCATTTCGCGATACCGCGCGGCGGCAAGAACGCCGATGACGACGTCCAGCTGCTGTACTACGTCTCGCAGCTCTACACGTACGAGTACTCGTCGTACAACGATTGGGGCGGCGTGCCGTTCTGGAACGGCTACGATGCGACGCCGGGCTTCCATTCGGGCCAGGTCGCGAAGTTCGTGCCCGGTTTCCAGTATAATGGATCGTTGCTGCAGCCCGTGACCGGTACGCTCGGCGGCCTCCCCGACGACGTGATCCCCTACTTCTTCCCGAGTGCCGGCATCGACGGCGGCGGCTCGCAGATCCCGATCAACCAAGAGGACGCGCAGTCGAATGCGCTTGCCATCACCAAAGTGCAGTACACGCACTTCTTCAGCCCGGCAGCGTATCTGCGCATCTATGGGTTCACCTCGTATTCCAACTGGTTCACGTACAGCCCGAACGGCCAGCAGCAGTTCTACATCAGCCTGCCCTCCGATCAGGAGCTGTCGAACCATCAACGCGGTCTTTCAGCCGACTACAACGCGCAGTTGAGCACGCACCATCTCTTCAAGGTGCAGGCGTCGTACACGTATGGCCACGATTATAGCGTCAACAACAACCAGCCGTCGACGTCGCAGCAAGGCGCGCCGTGGTTCCCAGCGCCGCAAACGGCGTTCGCCGCGTTGGTGAGCGCGACCAATCCGACCAACGGCACGTGCTACTACTTGAGCTTCCCGTTCCCGGCCGGGCTGCCCGGGGCGCCGACGGCGACCTCGTGCGAGCCCATCACGCCGCTGCCGAGCCTGCAGCAGACCGGTTTCTCCTTTATCAATCAGAAATTCCTGACGTTCGCTGGACCGTACTTCCCCGCGCCGCCGGGAGGCTGCGGCGGCGCGTCCGCGTGCGAATGGCTCGCGCTTGAGAACGGCCAGACGGGGACGGTGAACGCCGTCACGCCCAAGTTCACTGGAGTGTCATTGGAAGACCAGTGGACGCCGTCGTCGCGTCTGCATGTGAACCTCGGTCTGCGCTGGGATCGCTTCGAATACGACGTGCCCTCCACCGTAGGCGGACCCGCGCGCGCGTTTTGGTTCAACGCCTGGAACAACGTGATGTGCGTATACCCGGGCTTCAACGGCGGCAACCCGATTGACGAGACGCTGCTCGGCGCAGCGCCGGGCACGCCGTGCAACACCATTCCGGTCCCGCCAGGCGGCGGCCCGGATTTCGCGCAGGCGACGTTGACCAACGGGACAGCCAACGGCGCGCAAGTCGTCTACAACATCGTGCAGCCGCGCATCGGCGGCACGTATACGCTCGATCTCTTCGACGTGCTGCGCTTCTCGTACGGCGTCTACGCACAGCCGGCGCCATCGCAGTTCCAGTACTCAGATACGCTGCAGCAGAACCTGCCCGCATACATCGGACCGCTCTACTACGCGTTGGGCGACACGACGCCGCTGCACTCGGTAAAGCCGCAGGTGTCGTACAACTACGATTTCTCGTACGAGCACCGTTTCAACGACGCCGACACGAGCCTCAAATTCACGCCCTTCCAGCGCGTGACGCGCGATCAGATCCAGCGCTTCTTCATCAACCCGACGACGGGCACGCTGGGCGGCGTCAACGCGGGCAAGCAGACGAGCAGCGGTTTCGAGTTCCAGCTGCAAAAGGGCGACTTCACCCACGACGGTCTCTCGATTCTGCTCTCCTATACCTACACGCACAGCTCCATCGTCTATTCGCCGCTGGCGAACGGCGCGACGCTGTTGTCGGGCGTCAACAGTTCGATCCAGCAGTATAACTCGTTCACGTCGGCATGCGCCGGGGCGTTGCCCTCGACCAGTCCGACCTCGCCATGCGGCGTCTACGGCGGTGCCAACGCGATTCCGACCGAGGTGAGCGGCGTCGCCAATCCCTACTTCAACGCTCCGGCGCGCCCGCTGCTCAACCCGAGCGCTGCGTATCCCACGTACTACGTGGTCCCCACCGGCACGCAGCTCTCGACCGCGAGCTATGGTGTGCCCAGCTTCATGGCGCTGACGCTCAGCTACAAACATCAGAAATTCACGGTCGCACCGCTGCTCCAGTACGTCCAGGGCAGCCAATACGGTGCCCCGCAGCAGCAGATCGGCGTCGACCCGACGACCTGCGCACCGCTGGCCGCTGGCCCGCCGATCGGGAGCGATCCGCGCTATCCGTTCGGCGGCACCGGGACCGGCTACGACGCCACCACGTGCGCCGGCACGCTCGTGATCCCGGACCAGTACACCGGCAACTTCGACGCGCCGGGCGCGTTCAAAGAGCCGAACCTGTTCGCGCTGCACGCGCAGATCGGCTACGAGCTCTCGAACAACACGAACCTGCGCTTCACGCTGACGAACATCTACACGAAGTGCTCGGGCGGCACGGCGCTGCCGTGGGTGAATGGATCAGGCTCGACGTGCGGCTACGACTTCTTGCAAGGCCACATCCCGCCGGTCGGCAATATCTTCAACCCGGGCGACCCGATCCAACCATTGGTGAAATACCCGTACGGCGCGGCGCTGTCAGCGCAGCCGTTCAACGTCTACATGAACATGGAATTCAAAGTGTAG
- a CDS encoding sulfatase-like hydrolase/transferase, producing MAASKPNIVFILVDNVGWGDFSCYGGSTPTPRIDKLASSGIRFNNYTVESQCTPSRSAIMTGRQSVRSGTYTVPMPGAGPSGLAPWEYTVAELLSDAGYATSLFGKWHLGEVEGRLPSDQGFDEWWGYRNSADECGYTAYATYRAAAKAKGFETPKIWQGKKGQKSTAVRELDMEVRPLLDELIVDKATDFINRAAKGDKPFFTYIALSHVHPPEKAHPDFDQTDPTRLGLYADLMAEMDHRVGQIVDCVAQAGIAKNTIVVLSSDNATVYVPAFGWGGSNGPWRGDFSTPPAEGSMRTAAMVSCPGMVPSGVITEEMLSAHDWYKTFAAVAGASDKVPTDRPMDGVDASEFLLGKSKATGREHLLFFGPDGSLMSVKWHNIKVWLRYAEGFDKPIVKPCFPLVYDLGSDPSERNSLFDVKMDIGWEMGAVLPPAFEYEKSIAQFPNIKPGEEFKGYKQ from the coding sequence ATGGCAGCGAGTAAACCAAACATCGTCTTTATTCTGGTCGACAACGTCGGCTGGGGCGACTTTAGCTGCTACGGGGGAAGCACTCCAACCCCTAGGATAGACAAACTTGCCAGCTCAGGAATACGCTTCAATAACTACACGGTCGAATCGCAGTGCACGCCGTCGCGCTCGGCCATCATGACTGGCCGCCAGTCCGTGCGATCGGGCACGTATACTGTGCCGATGCCCGGCGCGGGGCCGAGCGGACTAGCTCCTTGGGAGTATACGGTCGCCGAGTTGCTTTCCGATGCGGGTTACGCGACGTCGCTGTTCGGCAAGTGGCATCTCGGCGAGGTTGAGGGCCGGCTGCCCAGCGACCAGGGCTTCGACGAGTGGTGGGGCTACCGGAACAGCGCCGACGAGTGCGGCTATACGGCGTATGCGACGTACAGAGCGGCCGCCAAAGCCAAAGGCTTTGAGACGCCTAAGATCTGGCAGGGCAAGAAGGGGCAGAAGTCTACCGCAGTCCGTGAGTTGGACATGGAAGTGCGTCCTTTGCTCGACGAGCTGATCGTCGACAAGGCCACCGACTTCATCAACCGGGCCGCCAAGGGCGACAAGCCGTTCTTCACCTATATCGCCCTGTCGCACGTGCACCCTCCGGAGAAGGCGCATCCGGACTTTGACCAGACCGATCCGACGCGCCTTGGGCTGTACGCGGATCTGATGGCAGAGATGGACCATCGGGTTGGGCAGATCGTCGACTGCGTGGCCCAAGCCGGCATCGCCAAGAACACGATCGTCGTGCTCTCCAGCGACAATGCGACCGTGTATGTCCCCGCGTTTGGATGGGGTGGTTCGAATGGACCTTGGCGTGGTGATTTCTCGACGCCGCCCGCGGAGGGCTCGATGCGAACCGCAGCGATGGTGAGCTGTCCGGGAATGGTGCCATCCGGCGTGATCACCGAGGAGATGCTATCCGCCCACGACTGGTACAAGACGTTCGCGGCGGTGGCGGGCGCCTCGGACAAGGTACCCACGGACAGGCCGATGGACGGCGTCGACGCCTCCGAGTTCCTGCTCGGCAAAAGCAAGGCAACCGGCCGGGAGCATCTGCTGTTCTTCGGTCCGGATGGATCGCTCATGTCCGTCAAGTGGCACAACATCAAAGTATGGCTTCGGTACGCCGAGGGCTTCGACAAGCCTATCGTCAAGCCGTGTTTTCCGCTGGTGTACGACCTCGGCAGCGACCCAAGCGAGAGAAACAGCCTCTTCGATGTCAAGATGGACATCGGTTGGGAGATGGGCGCCGTCCTCCCGCCTGCTTTCGAGTACGAGAAAAGCATCGCGCAATTCCCCAACATCAAGCCTGGCGAAGAGTTCAAGGGCTATAAGCAATGA
- a CDS encoding DUF882 domain-containing protein, translating into MAAAAFALTLPLETLASGDYVLWLERMDTGEQLADSFSLDGRSVYNRGYYRLCEMLRDAHVAPSLGDVYISISLIELLWAIQQALLAQGVREPIVVHSGYRTPETNARTEGAASNSLHMYGRAVDFHVPGVDISDLAALCWSCPGSGGVGSYSGGWVHLDTGPHRFWSE; encoded by the coding sequence GTGGCCGCAGCGGCGTTCGCACTGACGCTGCCGCTTGAGACTCTCGCCTCAGGCGACTATGTGTTGTGGCTGGAGCGCATGGATACCGGCGAGCAGTTGGCTGATTCGTTTTCGCTCGACGGCCGCTCGGTCTACAATCGCGGTTACTATCGATTGTGCGAGATGCTGCGCGATGCCCATGTCGCGCCATCGCTGGGCGACGTCTACATCTCGATCAGCCTGATCGAGCTGCTGTGGGCCATCCAACAGGCGCTGCTCGCACAGGGCGTGCGCGAGCCCATCGTGGTGCACAGCGGATATCGAACGCCCGAGACCAACGCGCGCACCGAAGGCGCCGCCTCCAATTCGTTGCATATGTATGGCCGGGCGGTGGATTTCCACGTGCCCGGCGTCGACATCTCGGATCTAGCGGCGTTGTGCTGGTCGTGCCCGGGATCGGGCGGCGTCGGCTCGTACAGCGGCGGCTGGGTGCACTTGGACACCGGCCCGCATCGCTTCTGGAGCGAGTAG
- a CDS encoding methylglyoxal synthase, translated as MLNQHWHATPDEPRPRVALIAHDARKEEMAQWVAFNGGTLSRCTIFATATTGSLVEERLGMRIHKLLSGPLGGDAQCGALIAEGRIDVVFFFWDPLSPQPHDVDVKALLRLAVLYDVPIACNRRSADLLISSPLFADVMYHESKEVAGA; from the coding sequence ATGTTGAACCAACACTGGCACGCAACGCCCGATGAGCCCCGCCCGCGCGTAGCGCTCATCGCGCACGATGCCCGCAAGGAAGAGATGGCCCAGTGGGTCGCCTTTAACGGCGGGACCCTCTCGCGCTGCACGATCTTCGCCACCGCCACCACCGGTTCGCTCGTCGAGGAGCGCCTCGGGATGCGCATCCACAAGCTGCTCTCCGGTCCGTTGGGGGGAGACGCCCAATGCGGAGCGCTGATCGCCGAGGGCCGCATCGACGTCGTGTTCTTCTTTTGGGATCCGCTTTCGCCCCAGCCGCACGACGTCGACGTCAAGGCGCTGCTGCGCCTCGCCGTGCTCTACGACGTGCCGATCGCATGCAACAGACGCTCGGCCGATCTGCTCATCTCCTCGCCGCTGTTCGCGGACGTCATGTATCACGAGTCAAAGGAAGTGGCCGGGGCATAG
- a CDS encoding alpha/beta fold hydrolase, with protein sequence MQTAELSYAERSLGLAAGSFPLESRFVDVAGARLHYVDEGSGPILLMVHGNPTWSFLFRHLIPLLRDRFRCIAPDLPGFGLSTAPASYDLRPESDAEVLAAFVDRLALPSYTPLVQDWGGPIGLHLAGRFPDRVERLVIGNTFCWPVNGDLHFEAFSRLMGGPIGEFAIRRYNAFVNLLIPAGIKRERVTQETMEAYRRPLPTPERRMASYVLPRSILRSHEFLAEVEASLEALRSKQTLIVWGDADFAFRPKERQRFEGLFPNHRTVVLKGAGHFIWEDAPDDIAAAIREWWN encoded by the coding sequence ATGCAGACAGCCGAGCTCTCCTATGCCGAACGATCGCTCGGACTCGCGGCCGGAAGTTTCCCTCTTGAAAGCAGGTTTGTCGATGTCGCGGGCGCTCGCTTGCACTACGTCGACGAAGGTTCCGGTCCGATCTTGCTTATGGTGCACGGAAACCCGACGTGGAGTTTCCTTTTTCGGCACCTCATCCCGCTGCTTCGCGACCGGTTTCGCTGTATCGCCCCCGACCTTCCGGGATTCGGCCTGTCAACTGCGCCCGCTTCGTACGATCTTCGCCCCGAGAGTGACGCGGAGGTGCTGGCTGCGTTCGTCGATCGCCTCGCCCTGCCGTCCTATACTCCGCTCGTGCAAGACTGGGGCGGACCAATCGGCCTTCATCTCGCGGGTCGCTTTCCGGATCGTGTCGAGCGACTCGTGATAGGGAACACGTTCTGCTGGCCCGTCAACGGAGATCTACATTTCGAGGCGTTTTCTCGGCTCATGGGCGGTCCGATCGGCGAATTTGCGATTCGGCGCTATAACGCTTTCGTCAACCTTCTCATACCTGCCGGGATCAAGCGGGAGCGGGTCACGCAAGAGACCATGGAAGCGTATCGAAGGCCCCTTCCGACGCCCGAGCGGCGGATGGCGAGTTACGTGCTCCCGCGCAGCATCCTGCGGTCGCACGAGTTCTTGGCTGAGGTCGAGGCGTCGCTCGAAGCATTGCGATCCAAGCAGACGCTCATCGTCTGGGGTGACGCGGATTTCGCATTTCGCCCGAAAGAACGCCAACGCTTTGAAGGGCTGTTCCCGAATCACCGTACCGTCGTGCTCAAGGGCGCCGGGCATTTCATCTGGGAAGACGCCCCGGATGATATCGCAGCGGCCATCCGCGAATGGTGGAACTAG
- a CDS encoding GTP-binding protein, protein MDIVADDVRAVPVTVLTGFLGAGKTTLLNRILNGAHGLRVAVLVNDFGAINIDTELVIGVKDDVISLANGCVCCTIRDDLVEAVVAAIDRPEAPEYVLLEASGVADPSGIAMTFVDPNLRERIRLDSVTCVIDADQAFAYPDYPDLMALKLRQVAFSDMVIINKVALAGPEQVQKVRAWLDGSFSRLRIVEANQCDVPLEILLSVGRFDGAEPGLDPQALEYDRCSDTGCAEHGAHDHAAKTFSTWSYETDEPLSLEALREVSRTLPGNIYRAKGVVHTVDAPDQPAVLQVVGRRVDISTKREWGQRAPRTQIVVIGAAGSIDANVLERTFASCIASATPNE, encoded by the coding sequence ATGGATATCGTAGCCGACGACGTCAGGGCCGTTCCGGTAACGGTTCTGACAGGGTTTCTTGGTGCGGGAAAGACGACGCTGCTCAACCGCATCCTGAACGGCGCACACGGGCTGCGTGTGGCGGTGCTGGTCAACGATTTCGGCGCGATCAACATCGACACCGAGCTGGTCATCGGCGTTAAGGACGACGTCATCAGCCTGGCCAATGGCTGCGTGTGCTGCACGATTCGCGACGACTTGGTCGAAGCCGTCGTCGCAGCGATCGACCGGCCCGAAGCGCCCGAATATGTTCTGCTCGAAGCAAGCGGCGTCGCAGATCCTTCAGGGATTGCGATGACGTTCGTCGACCCCAATTTGCGGGAGCGCATCCGATTAGACAGCGTGACCTGCGTGATCGATGCTGATCAAGCCTTCGCCTACCCGGACTATCCGGACCTCATGGCGCTCAAGCTTCGGCAGGTGGCGTTCTCCGACATGGTTATCATCAACAAGGTCGCTCTGGCCGGTCCAGAACAGGTGCAAAAAGTGCGCGCGTGGCTAGACGGCAGCTTCAGCCGCCTGCGCATCGTCGAAGCCAATCAATGCGATGTGCCGCTGGAAATCTTGCTCTCGGTCGGACGTTTCGATGGGGCCGAGCCGGGTCTCGACCCTCAAGCATTGGAGTACGACAGATGTAGCGATACGGGTTGCGCCGAGCACGGTGCCCACGATCACGCCGCAAAGACCTTTAGCACGTGGAGTTATGAGACCGACGAGCCGCTGTCGTTGGAAGCGTTGCGTGAGGTCAGCCGGACGCTGCCGGGAAACATCTATCGAGCCAAGGGCGTCGTCCACACGGTGGACGCGCCAGACCAACCTGCCGTGCTGCAAGTCGTAGGTCGCCGCGTAGACATTTCAACCAAACGGGAGTGGGGACAGCGCGCCCCGCGCACGCAGATCGTGGTCATTGGCGCCGCTGGAAGCATTGACGCGAACGTGTTGGAACGGACATTCGCCTCATGCATTGCGTCCGCAACCCCTAATGAATGA
- the gntH gene encoding guanitoxin biosynthesis MBL fold metallo-hydrolase GntH: MATDDNTPMPKSPYGGGPSAGLQFPEYYKPTKYVRSRNNYYPSSETIGPDEMRISFVGSCPAPPRRDQAGTCVMVELGNGDRFFFDFGPGCIKNILAMGVPLQEINDIFLTHLHVDHYHDLSYLVPFAPWAGRWTQKLRVTGPSGRTPDLGTKAMVAGMKQMLKWHLEAFDLFPIGVGYEVEVNEFDWKDENGICYEKNGVTIRHWRRSHAKDGASAYRLDWNGLSFVWTGDGRPDDLTAKYAKNVDVFVTEVQADLARINQYKYGLPEFLYNYTIDTHHTVHYAAGYLMKQVNPRCAMVTHLEYDNDYLNEISAGVRAHWDGLFLYGAPDIAVVNVTKDAIWHRMAAMPGFAGQPFPNPTLLFGDPLPVNTGIGIVPQPRLPREDQQEQQTRDLEIDPRKYYPPDVYREPLTKLPNPADVDLIALAKAMNIDLSKFMKK, encoded by the coding sequence ATGGCAACCGACGATAACACGCCCATGCCGAAGAGCCCGTACGGCGGAGGGCCGAGCGCCGGCCTCCAGTTCCCCGAATACTACAAGCCGACGAAATATGTCCGATCCCGCAACAATTACTACCCTTCCAGCGAGACCATCGGGCCGGACGAGATGCGGATCTCGTTTGTCGGTTCGTGCCCGGCGCCGCCGCGGCGCGATCAGGCGGGCACGTGCGTCATGGTGGAGCTGGGAAACGGCGATCGGTTCTTCTTCGACTTCGGCCCCGGCTGCATCAAGAACATTCTCGCCATGGGCGTCCCCCTACAGGAGATCAATGACATCTTTCTGACGCACCTGCACGTCGACCACTACCACGACCTCTCCTATCTCGTGCCTTTCGCGCCTTGGGCAGGGCGATGGACGCAAAAGCTACGCGTCACCGGCCCTTCCGGCCGCACGCCCGATCTCGGCACGAAAGCGATGGTCGCCGGCATGAAACAAATGCTGAAATGGCACCTAGAAGCCTTCGACCTCTTCCCAATAGGGGTTGGCTACGAAGTGGAGGTGAACGAGTTCGACTGGAAAGACGAGAATGGCATCTGCTACGAAAAAAATGGCGTGACGATTCGCCATTGGCGGCGTTCGCATGCTAAGGATGGCGCTTCGGCGTATCGTTTGGATTGGAACGGCCTTTCGTTTGTCTGGACAGGCGATGGAAGGCCTGACGATTTGACCGCCAAGTATGCAAAGAACGTCGACGTCTTCGTCACCGAGGTGCAAGCGGATCTGGCGCGCATCAACCAATACAAGTATGGACTGCCCGAATTCCTTTATAACTACACGATCGATACTCACCACACGGTGCACTACGCTGCTGGATATCTGATGAAGCAGGTCAACCCGCGTTGCGCGATGGTCACCCATCTCGAGTATGACAACGACTATCTCAACGAGATCAGTGCCGGCGTCCGCGCGCACTGGGATGGGCTCTTCCTTTACGGCGCGCCGGACATAGCCGTCGTCAACGTGACCAAGGACGCGATCTGGCACAGAATGGCTGCGATGCCAGGGTTCGCGGGCCAGCCATTTCCGAATCCCACGCTCTTGTTCGGCGATCCGCTTCCGGTCAATACCGGCATCGGCATTGTGCCCCAGCCGAGGCTGCCGCGCGAGGATCAGCAGGAACAACAAACGCGCGATCTCGAGATCGATCCGAGGAAGTACTATCCACCCGACGTCTATCGCGAACCGCTCACTAAGCTCCCGAACCCAGCGGACGTGGATCTGATCGCGCTGGCGAAGGCGATGAATATCGATCTCAGCAAATTCATGAAGAAGTAG